The Manihot esculenta cultivar AM560-2 chromosome 17, M.esculenta_v8, whole genome shotgun sequence genome contains the following window.
tgctggcagTAATTTTATGAgaccgatcacctacctcactgagggcttcttccTCTTAGTCGGTTTTATGGTGCCGGCGGTCATTTTCCAAGACTGGTCACCTACCTAACTGAGGGCTTCTTTCTCTAagccggttttatggtgccgATGATTATttttcgagaccggtcacctacctaaCTTGGGATTTCTTTCTCtcagccagttttgtggtgccggcggtcatctttcgagaccggtcacctacttCATTGAGGGCTTCTTCCTcttagccggttttgtggtgtcgaCAGTCATTTTTCGAGactagtcacctacctcactgagagcTTCTGTACCTGCTTCAAGGATACTCAAGATAGGGAAAATAGAGGCAACATTtctcatttatatttttaaagtataggGTTTTACATTGCATGTTGCTTAAGGAAAATACCTCTTTAGGTGTTGGATGTTCCAGGTGTGAGGCTCCGGGTTCCCTTGCAGGTCTTCTATCCAGTATACCCCGGGCTTGATGACTTTAGTTATCCTGAAGGGACCTTCCCAGGTTGGTGCCAGTTTGCCCACAACTGCTCTTTTTCTAGTTGCTTCGAATCTTCTCAAGGCTAGGTCTCCGGCTTTCAGGCTCCTCTCTCGGATCTTTTGGTTGTAATACCGAGTTGCCTTCTGCTGATAAGCGGTAATGCGTATTTGAGCCTCTTCTTTGATTTCCTCCAGGGCATCCAAGTTGCTTCTCAACTTCTCCCCGTTGGTATTCTCGTTGTTGAATTGGACCTAGTGAGAGGGGATATGCAGCTTTATGGGGACTATCGCCTTGGTTCCGAATACCAATGCGAATGGTGTCTCCTTTTTTGGTGTCCGAGGTATAGTCCGGAATGCCCATAGGATGCTATTAAGCTCGACTGCCCAATTTTTCTCTGCTCCATCTAGCCGCTTTTTCAGCCCCTGAAGGATAGCCCGATTCGTCACTTCCGTCTGCCCATTTGTTTGGGGTTGAGCAactgaggagaacttatgccatacaCCCATATTCCTCGTGAAATCTTTGAAAGACTTGCAGTCAAACTGTTTGCCATTATCGGATATGAGTGTCCTTGATATGCTAAATCTGCATATGATGTTGCCCCAGACGAAGTCTATCACCTTGCGGGCTGTGATTGTGGGTACAGCTTCCGCCTcaggccacttggagaagtactccacagcgACTATCACGAACCTCTTCTGCCCCATAGTTTTTGGGAAAGGGACCaagatgtcaattccccattatGAGAATGGCCAGGGGCTGGATATACTGGACTGTGGTGTGGCCAGGCTGTTAATGGCGTTGGCAAACCTTTCGTAGATGTCACATCTTCTGACGaactcttttgcttcttttttaaccgtAGGCCaatagtacccttgcctgaaaaTTTTGTTTGCCAATGTAGTTGCCCCTTCATGTGCTCCATAAATTCCCTGGTGCACCTCCTGAATTACCCTGGCAGCCTCCTCAGGACCCACACATCTCAGCCATAGGCTAGACTTCCCCCTTCGGTATAAGGTTCCTCTTACCGCCTGGTAATTCGCCTTAGCTACGACTCTTCTTGCTTCTGTTTTATCTTCAGGAAACTTTTCGACCTCTAAGTATTCCAAGTACGAGGTCATCCAGCTTTGCCCTTCTTTGATCTGCATCACGATGGCTGGTTTGTCAAAAGTAGGAATATTAATGTGCTGTATATATACTTCATCTGGAAGTTGTTCCAGTTCTTCTTGGAAAATCTGCTGAGTAGGTttgcttcttcattttctttcttgggtATCCTCTAATATTGTATATCAATCCCTTGTTCACCGAGCTCAGCTTCCACAGCTCGTACCCTGGCCAGATACTTTTGCATGACGGGGTCCCTCGCCTGGTATACTCCTGTTATTTGATTGATTACCAATTGGGAGTCACTATTTATCTTGAGGTCGGTTGCCCCCACTTCCAATTCTATCTACATCCCATTTATGAGGGCTTCATACTCAGCCATGCTATTAGATGCTGCGAACTCCAGGTGTAGGGCATAGTAGACCCAATATCCCTCTGGTCCTTTCAAAAGTATTCCTACTCCACTGCCCCCGGCACTGGATGCCCTATCTACAAATAAGTTTCAATTGAACTCCCGCGGCTGTTGGTCCCCGTCCCTTCCTTCAGTTGAGCTCAGTAACCCCTCACTCTATTCCTGTTGATCTGAGCTGAAAGAGCATTCAGCTATGAAGATAACTAGGGCTTGGGCTTTAATGGTTGTCCAAGGTCGGTATATGAGACAGTACGAGCTGATTTCTACAGACCAAGCCAGCATTCGTCCTGAAGTTTCAGGTCTGTGCAGGATTTTCTTCAAGGGCTTGTCTGTCAttacaactccttggtggcacTCGAGGTATACTCTGAATTTTTTTACTGCTAGCAACAAGGAGAATGCCAATTTCTCTATGTTCATGTACCTGACCTCAGCATCCTTGAGCATTTTGCTGACATAAAAGATAGGCTTATGTTCCCCTGCTTCCTCTCTCACCAGTACAACACTTATGGCTTGTTTTGAGGTGGCTAAGTATATCAAGAGTTCTTCCTTGGATAGAGGGCTGCTGAGCACATGTGGTGAACTGAGGTATTACTTGAGGTTTTTGAAGGCCTCTTGGaaatcttctgtccattcgaagtttggaaCCTTCCTCAGTTTCTTGAAGAATGGGAGACACCTTTCTGCAGACTTTGACATAAACCGGTTAAGTGCCACCACCCTTCCTGTGAGCTTCTGCacatcccttacacaggtcatCTCTAGCATTCTCAATATGGCCTCCACCTTTTCTGGGTTCGGCTCAATGCTTTTCCCACTgaccatgtatcccaggaattttcctcccctgataAAGAAGGCACACTTCACCAGGTTTAGCCTCATTCTGTATTATTGTAGCACTTCAAATACTTCTTTTAGGTCGGCCAAGTGCTGCTGGAAGGTTTGACTCTTTACCACCATGTCATCGACgtacacttctacattcctcCTATATAgcttttaaaaatcttattcaTCAGTTGTTGATACGTCACCCCTGCATTTTTCAGCCCATAGGGCATGGCCTTATAATAGTATGTCCCATCCttagttataaatgaggtcttctcttcattCAACATGTCCATAGGAATTTGGTGATATCCAGACATAGCATCAAGggacgacatataatcaaaaccggccctagaatcgaccattttatttatATCTGGAAGGGGATAACAATTTTAGGGCGGACCTGgtttaggtcagtaaaatctttacacatcctgtattttcTATTGGCTTTTTAACTAAAATGGGGTTAGCTAATCACTGTGGATACACAACTTTCCTAATAAAACCAGCCTCCTCCAGCTTTTGGACTTCTTCCCTGGTAGCTTTTTGTTTCTCCTTCCCgaatactctcttcttttgttttattAGTTTGGCTCTAGGGAGGACATTCAGCTTATGTGTCATCACTTCAGAATCTATCCCTGGAATATCCGAAGGCTTTCAGGAGAAGCTTAAGGAATATTCTCTGATAAGAGCCATTGCTGTCTTTTTATGATCCTTTTCAAGGTTCACGTTAATGCTGAAGACTTTGTCAGCTTCCTCTTCAGATAATGGGAATGTCTCCAGCTCATCAACGGGCTCCGTCCTGGTTTCCTTCTTCTTATCCCAGACCTCCATAACTTTCGGATTCACCTCTTTTGAAGCTGTGCTTGGCTCTGCCACTGTGGCCAGATATACCACCCGGGCTTCCTCCTGCCTTCCTTAGACTACACCCACCCCTGCCTCCGTGGAGAACTTCATGGTCAAGTACCGTATATTGATTACTGCTTCAAAATCGTATAGCACCGGCCTTCCCAGAATGACATTGTAGCTCAGGGGCAGCTTCACCACAAGAAATATCGCATAGTGGGTGCGAGATATGGATGGTTCTCCCAGTGTCAAGGCCACTTTTATCTTTCCTTCCACCACCATAGGAGTCTCCCCTATCCCCTTAACTGGGGCGTCATCTCTAACCAGTTGTTCCTCTGGGATGTTCATCTGTTGAAAGACTCTGTAGGGTAGCAGGTTTACTTTACTCCCGTTATCCACCAGGATCTTGCGAACCCAAAAGTTGTGAATGATGGCCTCAATGGCTAAGGCATCATCATGAGGCATATGGACTCCGTGGGCATCttcagaagaaaaggagatggcCACTAAGGAGTGCTCCACTATTTGCATGACTTCATTGTTGCTTCCATCTCCGCTCCGGTTCCTTTTCTTTCCTCTCCtgctcatccgtcctccagttcccCCCACAATCATGTTAATTGTCCCATTGGAGCTGTCATTCACAGGCCCTGCCCCCTGTTTGCAAGGTCTCTCTGCCACCGCATTCAGTTGAGGCCTCTCTCCCTCTGGTTTTTTCACGAAGTTCTTGAGGTGCCCCCCTCTTAATGAGTCTTTCTATTTCGTTTATCAACTGGTAACAACTATTGGTATTGTGGCCATGTGTTCGGTGgtactgacagtatttgtctGGATCCCTTCGGTTGGCCTCGGCTCTCATGGGTTTAGGCTACTGTATGAAGTTTTTGTCCTGCACAGCCATGGGCACCTTGGCTTTAGATACATTTAAAGGAGTGATTACCTCAAGGATCCGGGGCTGATATGCTCTCTGCTCTTTCCTTTCCCAGGGTTTTCTATTCATCTCTGGTCCCCGATCTACCTCCTTTCCTGCCTTTCAGGCCTTCTATCCTCCACTGCCTTTTCTCTATCCCCTGATTCCCTGGTTAACCTGCTTGTAGTCAaagcgtcatcctgccttatgtacttttcaACCCGTTTCATCAGTTCAGTCAGGGTATTGGGCGATTTTCTGCACAATGGGCCAAAAAACTCAAGAGACATGGTccctttctgcatggcctccacggCCCTTGCTTCGTCTAGCTCGGGGATTTGCAGGGCCTCCGAGTTGAACCTGGCTACATACTCTCTTAGAGACTCGTTCCTTCTTTGCTGGACTATCTCCAAGTAACTGATTTTTCTCTGTGTCGAGACCCTTGCAATAAACTGGCTGATGAAGATATTTGCAAGATCTGTGAAGCCTTTGATGCTTCCTGCCTCTAGGCTGTTAAACCACGCCCGAGCCAGTCTTGTGAGAGTGGTAGGGAAGACTTTGCACATTAGGGAGTCTGAGTGAGTTTGGAGCTCCATGAACGTCTTTTAGTTAAGGATGTATTCCCTGGGGTTTTCCGTGGCGGCATCATGTACTTCTTGGGGATGATCTCCTGTTGTATCCATCTTGAGAAAGGTGAGGATGTAGGTAAGAGGGTGTGGTTATTGTCTCGTGCCCCCAGTTCAGCTAGGAGTTGTtctttcaaactctccaacTTTTGGTCCACATCTGTTTCCTCCTGCCTCAGCCTCTTTTCTAGGCAGTATCTCCTCTCTAACTCTTCGTTTTCTGACCTCCTTGTTGGCTCAGCGGAATAGCTCTCAGCTTCATTATTTTCGATGAGCTCTCTAACCCTCCGGCCTCTTACTCTAGCAGCATGCTCATTTTTCTTGTCAGCCTCTCCACTTCTTTCGCCCATCCTCTGGTTGCTTTGTTAGGGAACTTGGTAGTTGAAGGTGGGTTGGGGTTCGATGGCGTTGAAGCTTTTGGTTATAGGGGGTACATTTAGTGGGATATTGAAACCCCTCTGCTGCAGCATTTGCTctaaccagtgggcggtgttttggAGCTGGAGAGCTATGGTTTGCAGCTCTTGGTCAGATAAGGTGGTTCTGAGTATGTTCCTTGCCGAGTTTGGTGAGGGGTTAAACAATAAGGGTGGTTGGTTTGATGGGGTTATAGGGCTGGAGAATGAGAACTGCTGACCTTCATGAGTAGAACTCAGGTCGTTTGGAGTATTGGTGGTATGGTTTTCGTTATGGTTAGTCatatggatctcaatgggtgttATGAAAATGAAAACATCTCTTTCATTCCCACATACGGCATCAGTTGATAATCTGAGATTCAGAAATAAGTAGGGTTTCTGTGTGTATGAGAAAACTTAGCCTAGATGGTTCACGCCTTTctcttttattccttttttccTTATCATCTAGTGACGCATAACCGCCACCCTGCCACAGTATCACTTGTCATTGTCATACAGAGCCGTATGTACAGACGTACCTGCCTTCTCATCCCTGTTAGGctgccatttaattcccttccgACGCTCGTACTGCTAAGGCCGTGGCATAATTGGGCCTATTCCCTACTCCCCTATCACGTCAGAGGAGCTGGGTTCCCTTTGGAGGAGTTTTGGGCTCCGATCAGCCGGCCTGCTTAATTGGGGACGAGGTTGTGCGCTAATGGATCATTTTACGTAGTGAATTTTGGTGGATTTTGAGTCTGACTCTCATTTAAGGGTTCGATTACGGCTCGGGTATTAGtggcccagcggtcatcaccgATAAAATAAGAGTCTCCCAAAGAATCAAAGTTCCAATAATTGCACTAGTTAGTGAtaaaataatcttatttaattaatcttaataagtgtaatacatttattaaaaaccaaataatattaataaaaaaattagtattatACAATCAATTGCGAATGCTAATTCCCATCCCATCAGCTTTTGATTtcaacagtttttttttttacttaaattcCTGCAATCTTTGTTTtccattttcttaaaaaaaaatttacaaacttGTGTTAGTTATTATTAGAACTGAGGTCTCCATATCGATTTtgcattcatttattttatatatgaatatatattctACATTGACTTCAAAAATAAATTGgataaaaagtataaattttaatatttctaagCTATCATACAAGACGGACTGGACTAAACTTTCATAAACTGACTTTGGATTTGCAAATAGACAGAGCTTGCTGTGGCAAGATAAAAATAGAGATATCACAAATGGTTAAACTGGTAGCTTTTGCCTTGAACAAACTCAACACACTCACTTTTCCATGCAAAGTTGAAGCTGAAGTAATATTCACGATCCCTCTAAGAAAATCTTGGGTGAAATTACCGTCTTGACGAAACAATTTATCAGCAAAAATGGTGACAGAAGTATTTAAATCATGCTTACTTCGAGCTGAAATTGTATCTGCAGCAATTGGAGCTTGACCTATCACATTTCCCCGATAACTAACATAAGCAGTAGTATTCTCGAACTTGAAGCCTCCATAATTTTTGTTATCGATTGTGACCCCTATGCCCAACGTAAAATTTAGAAACAGCTCTGGCCAAGCTGCTTTGTACCTTTCCAGGGTAACATATCGATTGGCTATGTGTGGTTCCTTAGGCTTAAAGATGGTGAAGAAAAGAATAACTAGAACCACAATTATTATGATCAACAGAAGAGAAGAGACAAGACAACAGATCTTGAGGCGACCATATGATTTTTTCTTGCTTTCCATGATAATTATGAGAAAAGGGTAGGATGAGAATGAGAGGAAAATGATCaatcaattcattaattaattaagacaCTGTGTATTTATATTGTGACTTCTCCAATGTGAAACTAACCATGGAGATTGTTCCAATGTAGCTTATTTGACATGTAGATGAAAGCCATGGAAGAAAATTTCTTTAATTGTTTTTGGATGGACGGTTCACTTGTTTATTTCCATTACTCTCTTTTTTCTATGGGCATTACAATGTTTTCTTTTGGCTTCatccaagtttttttttttttttttttttttcattcaattTAGCAGGTATGATTAACCCCTTTAAGATTACCAAAAAAAGAATCAAGTTACTATTGAATTTTTCTATCTTGACTTGAaaatctttgatttttttttaatttaaaattcaatttttagtgGTCAGagtagtaattttaaaatataaactaaataatattgtttcatttatataaatataaaatttatttcttattatttatgaaaaaaataatctgTAAGTGTGTGTGTATGAGACGGCTATAAATGGCTTAAACGGGCCATGATGGGCCTATTATGCAAGAGGAGTCCGAAACATATTGTCCAGACCCTGTATTTAGATTGCCCTGTTTGCGGAAGTGATTTGCAGCCTCTCCCAAGTCCTAAAGCTTATATTAAGATAAGAAATCAGAGTTACAATAGAATATAAGCAGATATCAATATTGATTTTTCAATCCCATCAGTGCGAAGGCAACAAATACAGGAAGAGCTACGTGTAAAAGATTTACATGACAGTGGTTTCCATTTGCTATAGGAATTCTTTTAGGAAGCGAGCACTCTTCTCCATTAAACAAGATCTTTGAAGGAAATCCATCTCCTTTAACTATGTTGACCCTGCGGTGATGTTTCTTTGTAAAAGAAATCACAGTTTGCTGCTTTCCAGGAACCTTGGGATCAGATTTTGGATTCGTACCATTTGTTTCTCCCATCAAGAAATTCAGCCCAACTAACCCCTGTAAGAAGATTGTGTTCTTGTGGTCTTTGAGAAGAGTTCCATTGAAAGAGTAGGCTTTTTCATAGCCACTAGATGTTTTCTTCAGTTGAATTGCGGTGAACCAATTCTCAAAATTGATTTCTTGCCAGTTGAACAGAGTGATTCTTGCAGACCATCCAGTTTTGTAGTCAGTATTGATATGCCAGTTTATGCTCACCCCACAATTGTCACCGCAGGGCAAGCGCTTAGGAATCCGAAAATGCTTTAGTTTAGCCCAAGCTTTAGCTTTGGCTGTCCTGTTTGAGAAGGGGACTAAAAGTGCTTCTGATGGTAGAAGCATCGCCTGAGCATCTTCATTGCAAGTTGATGTGTCATCGCAGCCACAAGCACAAGTATTGCAGGGTATAACAGATTCATTAtagtaagcagagaaggaaacACAGCATCTTGAAGTCTTAGCTTTTCGCGTTGTGATGTTACAAACAATTTGCCAAGTTGCAATTGCAAGAGTAGAGAACTGAAGCCCACTAGTGTCAGGAAATTCTGTTGGAGCAACTCTAATTGGAGCTGAACATTTATATTCAGGGTTTAGAAGACCAACGATTTTCCATCTCTGAGGAGGATTAATAGCTGTTCGATTCATATCTGGTGGCAATTTATAGACTTGCATTTGAAACGCTGATTTTGATTGGCTTGGATCCATGAGTTTTGGCAAAATTGTACCATTCCTGCAGCAGTTTGGTACTTTTCCAATCTTTGTATCGTTTGCTCTCTCTTTAGGCAGGTCACTGATGATGGGCTTCTTCTGACAATTCAGGACGTTAGAGAAATCCATTTGCTGGTAGAATTGTCCTGCTGCTCCATAGATGCAATCCGTGTAGTCTACAAGACGAGTATAAGCTCCTTTCATTGAGTATATGAATTCTCCTCTCATCCATTCCCAAGTCAAGTTCCAGTGATCAAGACGTCCTAAAGGACTATTGTTCTCCATTGTCACCAGGGCCATGTAACTACTGTCATAGGCTGCAGTAATATCATATGAAATCGAAAGATCTCCTTCCTGTCGCGGAAAGAACTTCGTTTTGACAACTTTTTTTGGTTTGCGCTTTATTTTTTCCTTGGTGCAGCACACCCACATTGCTGTCTCTACAGATCAAAATTccagaaaaaaaatattgaatcatgaaaaactgataaaagaaagcaaaagaaagaaaggaaaagctGATGATCAGGTACTCACTGTGTGTCTTCACTGCTGGACATTTGTATCCAGGATTTACAAGTTTTATTGTTTTAGGCATCGGTATCCTAGGTGGTTTAACACCAAATTGAGTGCCAGTCAATTTAATTTGCACCTGCATTTGGTCAAGATCTCCAGCTGTGTCAGCAGCTGTTTTCAAAACTGAGGACGCGGATCCTGAGAGATGAGTCCCATTACTGGCATCTGCCGGGAAATCGTCACTGCCAACCAGAATGGCTCCCTCTGCACCAACTAAAACCTCACGATGTTGAAACCCAATATATATCTCCCATGCTTCAAGTTCAACCATGCCTGTGTTCAATATTGTTGCAGTGGATTGGAAGGCCCATCCTTG
Protein-coding sequences here:
- the LOC110604868 gene encoding late embryogenesis abundant protein At1g64065, with protein sequence MESKKKSYGRLKICCLVSSLLLIIIIVVLVILFFTIFKPKEPHIANRYVTLERYKAAWPELFLNFTLGIGVTIDNKNYGGFKFENTTAYVSYRGNVIGQAPIAADTISARSKHDLNTSVTIFADKLFRQDGNFTQDFLRGIVNITSASTLHGKVSVLSLFKAKATSLTICDISIFILPQQALSICKSKGGGYASLDDKEKRNKRERREPSRLSFLIHTETLLISESQIIN
- the LOC110604867 gene encoding COBRA-like protein 10, translating into MKFGWVHVLLLLHLSYLTNRLILAQEDQEQATPSAPPPSVEKCNGIFLSYQFLSRTKEYPRLKNATAQGWAFQSTATILNTGMVELEAWEIYIGFQHREVLVGAEGAILVGSDDFPADASNGTHLSGSASSVLKTAADTAGDLDQMQVQIKLTGTQFGVKPPRIPMPKTIKLVNPGYKCPAVKTHKTAMWVCCTKEKIKRKPKKVVKTKFFPRQEGDLSISYDITAAYDSSYMALVTMENNSPLGRLDHWNLTWEWMRGEFIYSMKGAYTRLVDYTDCIYGAAGQFYQQMDFSNVLNCQKKPIISDLPKERANDTKIGKVPNCCRNGTILPKLMDPSQSKSAFQMQVYKLPPDMNRTAINPPQRWKIVGLLNPEYKCSAPIRVAPTEFPDTSGLQFSTLAIATWQIVCNITTRKAKTSRCCVSFSAYYNESVIPCNTCACGCDDTSTCNEDAQAMLLPSEALLVPFSNRTAKAKAWAKLKHFRIPKRLPCGDNCGVSINWHINTDYKTGWSARITLFNWQEINFENWFTAIQLKKTSSGYEKAYSFNGTLLKDHKNTIFLQGLVGLNFLMGETNGTNPKSDPKVPGKQQTVISFTKKHHRRVNIVKGDGFPSKILFNGEECSLPKRIPIANGNHCHVNLLHVALPVFVAFALMGLKNQY